The genomic segment GGATAAATCTTTCCACTGATCTGTTAGTGGCAGAATGGTAAGGAGCTGCGGTGACATGTTTGATACCATTTCTTTGGTATCAATTAACACTCTATGGTGCTCACAAATTacttaaagggatactaccctaTTCCTACACAGCCAGGTATCATCACCCTCTGGGTTATTAAGCGTGAAAAATCCTCCTGTCTCCCTCAGGAGCATAGTGTTTGGAAGCAAGTTCATTTGTCCAAAAGGAACTGGGCTCAGGCTGCACAAGCTGGAGCCAGAGTTCAGGAGTATTCAGGTGAGGGGGTTTGGTTAAGCCCACTACAAAGACAGTGATGGAaattcagagctgggctgggatttTGAGCACCCAAATTTCAGGGGTGCCCAGAATCAGGTTTTTGGTTTGGATCCATCtctagtaaaaataataattttgctttGCACTTCTGGAGTGTTTTCCATACAAGGATCTCAGTGCGCTTTACAGACATTACTTACTTAAGCATCACAGCACCCCTGAAAGTTGGGACAGGATTATTGTCTCCAGGGAGCATTctatccattttacagaatgggaaactgaggcaccgagtgGTAAAGACCAATGTGTTCAAAAGTGGCCATCTTCGTTTCCAGATGTCCCATTTGGGacatctagggcctgattttcagagcagcTGAACCCCCCAACTCTACATGAAATCAGAGTTGTGGGGCTGTGAGACTCAGACCCATGGGGTCTCAAGCTGGGAACCCAAAACCTGAGGCACCAAAACCCAGCAATCGCTTTTGAAAAGGTGGTTGCAAATGACTTCTCCAATGCCACACACTGAGTGAacagcagagccaagaacagaggCAAGGTATCCTGACTATTTATTTGTTAGTCCATTCCAAGGTATCACACGGTTCTCATTGTCCATGGCTTCCTGTGCTTTGCCAAACTGTGATCACATGGAGTTTCACCTATCAGCTTCATAGAGTAGGATGATCTTGTCACCCCTCTAGCAAGCAGGCTAAGGAGCTCCATTCAGCAAAGATGGAACGTCAGGCAGGTCATATCTCAACGATTCCTCTCAGCAGCAGGTTCCTGTTGGGCAGAGTCCCCCAGGCTGGAAGCAGaatggggaaggaggcagtgagTCAGGAGGGACTGGACTACACTGTGGCTTTCCGTTGTCCTAGTGGAGGAGTCACTGGTTTGGGTTTTCTGGCAACTTAGAACTGGTTTTGTTTCTTGTTCATAAAAACTGTTATCTGTAGAGGAAAAGAGAAAACCTGTTAGCAAGCTCAAACTGGGGCCGAACACTGAGCAGATGGCCCAAACCAACACTGAATAATGGTGAAAAGAAGAAGGAATGCATCAGAGAAGCTAGAGTCCAGCATGTGGTCCCACAATGAAGGACGAGGTATCACATTTTCAATGGATACGCCACTTGGTgatggagattttcaaagcactccaGGGGATTTAGACTCATGCCCTCCGTTAATCTTAATGGAAGATGTGTTTAAATCCCCCAGAcagttctgaaaatctcagtcagCATTAGCCAAACAGCTAAAGGTGGCAGTCTTAACTGGATCATGGACACACAGTTTAGCAGACATGTAATAGATGCAAAAGATTAAAAAGTGGCCCCAATTCTGAATTTGTAATTATTGAGGGAACATATGTTGCCACTTAGACATCTATTGATTGCACCCCCATGTTGGGTCATTAAGTGGGAGCCTCTCTGCTGGGCATTAACTGCAGCACAAAACTGCACCCACAGTTACGAAGGCCAAACTGATACCTTTTTAGAAATCAAGGTCTAGGTCCCAACCTGTGAACTTAGCTTCCATTTAGGCACCGCAGAACAGTCTGAGTTTGTTCAGGTTACGGAGCAGCAAGAACTTCAACTCCCACCCACCCAGCATGAGAAACGCTGAGAAATTAACTAACCCAAGCAACTCTGTAACCACCCAAAATCTCTGTGGGCTGGCAAGTTCCTGTCTTGCATATAAATGAAGAAATAAGGATCTTAGCTGGGCTCCTGTTCTTCAGATGGACAATAAGTTGAGCGCACGTTCAAGCCCTTCAttccccccatttccccatgCTGAGGGATATATGGCTCTAGGGCTAGACAGCAAGGGACATCTACTTACAGCTCGGTGTCTGCAATAACATCAGGCCTCTCCAAGGTCTGCTTCCTCCTCTGGATGGCGTCCAATATCTTTTTCCTAGGCCCCAGTGGGATGTTGATGCTCTTCAGGTCATTATCTGAACACAGCATGAGGGCCTCCAGGTCGATCTTCTCTTTCTTCAGGATGGAGATGAACTCAAACATGTGCAGGGAAGCCAGGAAGGCCTCAAGGGGACTGGTATCGGGTTCGTTGTCATCATCCAGGcccagctccacctcctcccagGGCAGCTCCTCCGCGTTCCTCTCCTGCAGGCTGTTGGCACTGCCGATGCTGTCATTGAGACTTGGCGAGCGCTGCAGGCGGCTCCGCAGTTTGACACCTACCCCATCCAGGCTGCCCTCGCCCAGCATGCTGGTGTCCTCCTGGCCGATCCCAAAGAGCCCACTGCTGACATAGTTCCTCCGGAACACCATGGTGCCAAGCCCAGGCCGGTTAAACAATGAGTCATGGCCAGAATCTGTGCTGACCTCCGAGTGGGCCGAGTCTATGTGCAAACCTGGGTCGCTTATGGCACGGGAGACAGTATCTTCATCAGTTAGAAACATGTCCCTGATGTTGCACCGGGTCCACTCCTTTGGGCTGGCGTAGGTGCCCTGCTTCACAAACATGACATCGTTCCCCAGCTGCAAGCCCGACAAGGACCTCACGCTTTTCCTCCCATCCTCGTAGATCTTAAACGTTCCATCCACCTGCTTCTTCTTCTCCAGCTTCTTCTGGATTTTGGTCTTGCCCTTGGCTGTACCGTGAAGGGTGGCTTGGGAATATGGCAGGGACGTCACCATGGACATGTGCTGGAACTTCCTGCTCAGAGTGCTGCTGGAGTAGCTGGAGAAGCTCATGGTGTCGGAGTTGTCAGACATCTCCTTCTTGTACCTCTTCTCCATCCGCTCATGGTGCTTTTTCTGCATCTTCACACAGTCCTTGATCCTCCTCTCTGCATCTCTGAAAGCCTTGTCCTTCAGCTTGCTCACCAGCTTGGGATTGAGGCTGCTCTGCTTGGCGGCAATCGAGTCTAGGTACCGCACGCACTCCATGTGTCCCTTCATGGCAGCCATGTCCAGTGGCGTATGATAATCATTGTCCAGGCACCAGATGTTGGCCCCAAATGACACCAGGAAGGAGAGGCAGTTCAGATGGCCATTGGCTGCTGCTAGGTGAAGAGGTGTGTTCCCCCAGATGTCACATTTGTCTGGATCACCCCTAAAACAACGTTTGGAACAACTAGTTAATGCGCAATTCCTTTGGGCTGACCTTACCATGCAGATATGAAGTGGGGTTTAAAGAGATAGTTACTAGACAATAAGCTCATGCATTGGCTGCCACAACCCCCACTACCATACAAGCTCTTTCTTCCCCCAGATCACCCAAATATAAGCAACCTGTCCCTTAGCACATCCACTACATCCCAGCCCATGAGTCCTCTGAAGAAGTGTTTTGAGTGTCAGGCAATCATACACTTTACAGACAGCCTGTGGGAATTTCTGTTACCCACATTTAGCCCTAAAGGTTACATTCATGCCCCTGTGTCCAATTCACCATCTTCTCTCCATGCTGGAGAGGGACCTGAGCTGCAAAACTGGGATCCAGATTCTGAGCATCCTAGAGTTGGTGGAACTGGCTCTGAGATATTTGGTTGGCCCATTATAAAGGTAGAGGCCGTTTGCAAAATTTAGATGCAGGTTCAAATCTCTACCATCTCCAAAATCTGATGGTGTTCCCAAAATAAGCCCTTGACTCTATGTGCACTTCTACAGATCCTCCCTGGGGTCCCCCCTGCTGGAGATGCCAAGATAAATGGCCACTCAAAGCACTGAACCTAAACCACATCAGCTGTTTCACCTTTTCACCTTCATGTGCACATGACATGAACTGCATCCCTGCCTCAGAGCTGTGCCTCGGGCACCATTCAAATGATAAGaccaggtgggtttttttgccttacTAAGTTTGGTTTTTGATTGCACAGCTGAGAGCAAGTTGGTATTAGCACATCCTGAGAATCCAGTTTCAAAGGAAGTGGAGATTAGGTTTCCATCCTTCTCAAGAGCCGCAGACTTAACTAATGTGATTAGCAGACTCTGTAGTGATGTCAGCACCTATCCCAGCAGGCCACTGCTGGTCACCAGGGAGTTGCCTAGTTTTGCAGCCTCCCCGATGAGAAAGATCCAATAGGGTATGTGAAGCAGGACTTGGCCATGGAGAAAGTGCACTTGAGAATACTTGGGTGGATGTCTGAGCTCCTAACAGTCCCTCTATTTGCGATCTGCTGAAATTAGACACAGCTACTCCCCTTCCAGCATCAACCATGCACTTGTGTATATGAGTCAATGAAATGCCCCCAGCATCAGTATCTGACATCTGTCAACAAGCCTGCCTCACTCACTCCCAATCAAAATCACAGAACTACCAAACTACACTACTGCACCGTTCCCTAGAGCGACTCCCCTGGGGAGAGCACGGGACTGCACAGCTCTGAGCTCCACTGTCACCAGCATTCCTACATCTTCCCTTACCACCTGCCTGATGACCCACAGCTGCCGTTAGAGGAACTGGGTGCTCCCCCACGGCCACTGATGCACCGTTTCCAAAACTTGGCCTTGCTGGGAGTGACTGAAACAGGAGCTGAGCCGCCACACAGCCAGTGCTCCGCCAGCTCCTGTGGAGGGATATAATGTCCTCCAGGCCTGTAAAGAAAGAGAACAGGTTggtgggaagagaagggagagacTGGCACTGAAGAGGCTGAGAGCTTTCTCCCATCCTGCACCTGTGACCTCCTTCCTACAGTCACAGGGCCTCTCACTGAGAGGAGCTGGGATGGAGGCACCAAACGCTCCCTCACCAGCCA from the Chelonia mydas isolate rCheMyd1 chromosome 14, rCheMyd1.pri.v2, whole genome shotgun sequence genome contains:
- the USH1G gene encoding Usher syndrome type-1G protein isoform X2, with product MNDQYHRAARDGYLDLLKEATRKDLNSPDEDGMTPTLWAAYHGNLEALRLIVSRGGDPDKCDIWGNTPLHLAAANGHLNCLSFLVSFGANIWCLDNDYHTPLDMAAMKGHMECVRYLDSIAAKQSSLNPKLVSKLKDKAFRDAERRIKDCVKMQKKHHERMEKRYKKEMSDNSDTMSFSSYSSSTLSRKFQHMSMVTSLPYSQATLHGTAKGKTKIQKKLEKKKQVDGTFKIYEDGRKSVRSLSGLQLGNDVMFVKQGTYASPKEWTRCNIRDMFLTDEDTVSRAISDPGLHIDSAHSEVSTDSGHDSLFNRPGLGTMVFRRNYVSSGLFGIGQEDTSMLGEGSLDGVGVKLRSRLQRSPSLNDSIGSANSLQERNAEELPWEEVELGLDDDNEPDTSPLEAFLASLHMFEFISILKKEKIDLEALMLCSDNDLKSINIPLGPRKKILDAIQRRKQTLERPDVIADTEL
- the USH1G gene encoding Usher syndrome type-1G protein isoform X1, which produces MNDQYHRAARDGYLDLLKEATRKDLNSPDEDGMTPTLWAAYHGNLEALRLIVSRGGDPDKCDIWGNTPLHLAAANGHLNCLSFLVSFGANIWCLDNDYHTPLDMAAMKGHMECVRYLDSIAAKQSSLNPKLVSKLKDKAFRDAERRIKDCVKMQKKHHERMEKRYKKEMSDNSDTMSFSSYSSSTLSRKFQHMSMVTSLPYSQATLHGTAKGKTKIQKKLEKKKQVDGTFKIYEDGRKSVRSLSGLQLGNDVMFVKQGTYASPKEWTRCNIRDMFLTDEDTVSRAISDPGLHIDSAHSEVSTDSGHDSLFNRPGLGTMVFRRNYVSSGLFGIGQEDTSMLGEGSLDGVGVKLRSRLQRSPSLNDSIGSANSLQERNAEELPWEEVELGLDDDNEPDTSPLEAFLASLHMFEFISILKKEKIDLEALMLCSDNDLKSINIPLGPRKKILDAIQRRKQTLERPDVIADTEL